A stretch of Campylobacter showae DNA encodes these proteins:
- a CDS encoding ClbS/DfsB family four-helix bundle protein produces MPRPTNKIDLLSASEANFKKLLSLVESMNEAEQEAKFDFEDRDKCVRDVLAHLYEWHLLLINFIQKNISGERTAFLPQPYNWKTYPQMNVQIWRKHQDTPLCEAKALLTQTHEKAMQLTANFSDEELFARGHFNFTGNLNLAAYVTGSTSSHYDWAIKKIRKHKRSLKTSL; encoded by the coding sequence ATGCCGCGACCTACGAATAAAATAGACTTACTAAGTGCTTCAGAGGCAAATTTTAAAAAGCTTTTATCACTAGTTGAAAGCATGAATGAGGCAGAGCAAGAGGCCAAATTTGACTTCGAGGATAGAGATAAATGCGTCCGAGACGTACTTGCGCACCTTTACGAGTGGCACTTGCTTTTGATAAATTTTATCCAAAAGAACATAAGCGGTGAGCGGACTGCGTTTTTACCGCAGCCGTATAACTGGAAAACATACCCGCAGATGAACGTGCAAATTTGGCGCAAGCACCAAGATACACCGCTTTGCGAGGCTAAAGCGCTACTAACGCAAACACACGAAAAAGCAATGCAGCTTACGGCAAATTTTAGCGACGAGGAGCTTTTTGCGCGCGGACATTTTAACTTCACGGGCAATCTAAACCTCGCCGCCTACGTCACCGGCAGCACCTCATCACACTACGACTGGGCGATAAAAAAGATAAGAAAGCACAAAAGAAGTCTAAAAACTAGCTTGTGA